A window from Akkermansia muciniphila encodes these proteins:
- a CDS encoding Cof-type HAD-IIB family hydrolase — protein sequence MDSVKLIASDMDGTLLNGKGELAPAFFSLFEKLERRGIRFAAASGRQYDGLRRIFAPVADRMLFIAENGAYAASGEEEWLVLDMDPETVARVIGMVRNIEGACIVLAGRDSAYIEDKQPEFVREARRYYTRCREVEDLLDVRGDRLLKIAVYDFRGAKKNSYPRLKHLEHGFQVAVSGEKWMDISRKGADKGSALELIQRKLGVSPEETMVFGDQMNDAEMMRQARFSYAVANAVPEIRAMAAFKAPSNEENGVMQVLGKVLDSHAPHGG from the coding sequence ATGGATTCCGTCAAACTCATTGCGTCCGATATGGACGGCACGCTGCTCAATGGAAAGGGGGAACTGGCCCCTGCATTTTTCAGCTTGTTTGAAAAGCTTGAACGCCGCGGCATCCGCTTTGCCGCGGCCAGCGGCCGCCAATATGACGGACTGCGCCGGATCTTCGCCCCCGTGGCGGACCGGATGCTGTTCATCGCTGAGAACGGCGCCTATGCGGCATCCGGGGAAGAGGAATGGCTGGTGCTGGACATGGACCCGGAAACGGTAGCGCGGGTGATAGGCATGGTCAGGAACATTGAGGGTGCGTGCATCGTCCTCGCAGGCCGGGATTCCGCATATATTGAAGACAAACAGCCGGAATTTGTCCGGGAAGCCCGCAGGTACTACACCCGGTGCAGGGAGGTGGAGGACCTGCTGGATGTGCGGGGAGACAGGCTGCTGAAAATTGCCGTGTATGATTTCCGGGGAGCAAAGAAAAACAGCTATCCGCGCCTGAAGCATCTGGAACATGGCTTCCAGGTGGCCGTCTCCGGAGAAAAATGGATGGACATCAGCCGGAAGGGGGCGGACAAGGGAAGCGCGCTGGAACTGATCCAGCGGAAACTGGGCGTTTCCCCGGAGGAGACCATGGTCTTTGGCGACCAGATGAATGATGCGGAAATGATGCGCCAGGCCCGGTTCAGTTATGCCGTGGCGAACGCCGTGCCGGAAATCCGTGCCATGGCCGCGTTTAAAGCTCCGTCCAATGAGGAAAACGGAGTCATGCAGGTGCTTGGAAAGGTATTGGACTCCCACGCTCCGCACGGCGGCTGA
- a CDS encoding MFS transporter, which produces MNLPLPKTTQGVYRLSVSTFYFLQGLVFASWACRIPDIKNALGLNDADLGSVLFAVPVGQMSAMALSGYLVGRCGSRRILMAASVFYPAVLVYLGMAASFWELAAGLFFFGVAANLTNISVNTQGVGVERLYQCSIMARFHGLWSLAGFFGALLGAVMVDWQVSTETHFIAIFLICMVILAVFSPSLLPRDARRSSTQGGGMFRSMDTYVLVIGLIAFGSMVSEGTMFDWSGVYFESVVQPGPGLVQVGYVAFMSTMALGRFTADRMVMRFGPVRVLRASGILIASGLLVSVLFPMLWSATLGFLLVGFGTSSIVPLCYSMAGKSKKMIPSVALASVSTIGFLGFLLGPPVIGHIAHASSLRWSFSLIALVGLGTAFIAPFLKKFR; this is translated from the coding sequence ATGAATCTGCCTCTTCCCAAAACGACGCAGGGCGTCTACCGCCTGTCGGTCAGCACCTTTTATTTTCTCCAGGGCCTGGTATTCGCCAGTTGGGCGTGCCGCATTCCGGACATCAAGAATGCACTGGGATTGAATGACGCCGACCTAGGCTCCGTGCTCTTTGCCGTTCCGGTGGGGCAAATGTCCGCCATGGCGCTGTCCGGTTATCTGGTGGGCCGCTGCGGCAGCCGGAGGATACTGATGGCGGCTTCCGTCTTTTATCCCGCCGTGCTTGTGTATCTGGGCATGGCAGCCTCCTTCTGGGAACTGGCGGCGGGACTGTTCTTCTTCGGGGTGGCCGCGAACCTGACGAATATCTCCGTCAACACGCAGGGCGTGGGGGTGGAGCGGCTGTACCAGTGCAGCATCATGGCCCGGTTCCATGGCTTGTGGAGCCTGGCGGGGTTCTTCGGCGCTCTGCTGGGGGCGGTGATGGTGGATTGGCAGGTTTCCACGGAAACGCACTTCATCGCCATTTTCCTGATATGCATGGTCATTCTGGCCGTCTTTTCCCCCTCCCTCCTGCCGCGGGATGCACGCCGTTCCTCCACCCAGGGCGGCGGCATGTTCCGGAGCATGGATACCTATGTCCTGGTGATCGGACTGATCGCCTTCGGGAGCATGGTGAGCGAAGGAACCATGTTTGACTGGAGCGGCGTGTACTTTGAAAGCGTGGTGCAGCCCGGCCCCGGACTGGTGCAGGTGGGCTACGTGGCGTTCATGAGCACCATGGCTCTGGGGCGCTTTACGGCGGACCGCATGGTGATGCGCTTCGGCCCCGTGCGCGTGCTCCGCGCCAGTGGCATTCTCATTGCCTCCGGACTGCTGGTCTCCGTCCTGTTCCCCATGCTGTGGTCCGCCACGCTGGGCTTCCTGCTGGTGGGCTTCGGTACCTCCTCCATCGTTCCCCTCTGCTACAGCATGGCGGGAAAATCCAAAAAAATGATACCCAGCGTGGCCCTGGCCTCTGTCTCCACCATCGGCTTTCTGGGCTTCCTGCTGGGCCCTCCGGTCATCGGCCACATAGCCCATGCTTCCTCCCTCCGGTGGTCCTTCTCCCTGATTGCCCTGGTTGGACTGGGCACGGCCTTCATTGCACCCTTCCTGAAAAAGTTCAGGTAG
- a CDS encoding sialidase family protein, producing the protein MKSLLFALFAGSVCCCYAQENAAPAPEPEIVATPPSDAGRGLIRVNSREIRHYSGTRKEPDYLVSKDNGKTWEMKAAPSGYPPNYGGIPKESPAIARNPVTKEFIRVQPIGGFIFLSKGGLDGKWFAVTNDGKLEEDWKNPEKQKNLKKLGGIMRTPTFVNKGKRVIVPFHNMGGGTKFHISDDGGLTWRVSKNGVTSPRHEAKPPHQGVRWFNNAVEATVLEMKDGTLWALARTSQDQAWQAFSRDFGETWSKPEPSHFFGTLTMNTLGRLDDGTIVSLWTNTMALPENATAGNGTWEDVFTNRDSHHIALSNDEGKTWYGFREIILDEHRNHPGYATLDGPEDRGKHQSEMVQLDKNRILISLGQHKNHRRLVIVDRRWVAAKTRATQTGRDLDAQWTIHTYIPQKKGHCSYNRKPSAELVPDPSGGEKKVLQIRRLNDPELVNEKSNVDYQNGGATWNFPNGTTGLVKFRFRVADGDQADDSGLQVSLTDRLFNACDTTTKDYALFTFPIKLKPAPHLLLGMKKVPFAPGAWHEVSILWQGSQAVVSLDGKKAGTLKMVNQSPNGASYIHFISTGSKPDAGILLDTVNARVK; encoded by the coding sequence ATGAAAAGCCTGTTGTTTGCGTTGTTTGCCGGTTCCGTCTGCTGCTGTTATGCCCAGGAAAACGCCGCTCCCGCTCCGGAGCCTGAAATTGTCGCTACGCCGCCGTCTGATGCCGGGCGCGGCCTCATCCGCGTAAATTCCCGTGAAATCCGCCATTACTCCGGCACCCGCAAGGAACCGGACTACCTGGTCAGCAAGGATAACGGAAAGACATGGGAAATGAAGGCGGCTCCGAGCGGCTACCCGCCCAACTACGGAGGCATTCCCAAGGAATCCCCGGCGATTGCGCGCAACCCCGTGACCAAGGAATTCATCCGCGTGCAGCCCATCGGAGGGTTCATCTTCCTCTCCAAGGGAGGCCTGGACGGCAAGTGGTTTGCGGTCACGAACGACGGCAAGCTGGAGGAAGACTGGAAAAATCCGGAGAAGCAGAAGAATCTGAAAAAACTGGGCGGCATCATGCGCACGCCCACCTTTGTCAACAAGGGCAAGAGGGTGATCGTGCCGTTCCATAACATGGGCGGCGGCACCAAGTTTCACATTTCCGACGACGGCGGCCTGACTTGGCGCGTGTCCAAGAATGGAGTTACCTCCCCCAGGCATGAAGCCAAGCCGCCCCACCAGGGTGTCAGGTGGTTCAACAATGCCGTGGAAGCCACGGTGCTGGAAATGAAGGACGGCACCCTGTGGGCGCTGGCCCGCACTTCCCAGGACCAGGCGTGGCAGGCTTTCTCCAGGGATTTCGGTGAAACATGGAGCAAGCCGGAGCCGTCCCATTTCTTCGGCACCCTGACCATGAATACGCTGGGCCGCCTGGATGACGGAACCATCGTCTCCCTGTGGACCAACACGATGGCCCTGCCTGAAAATGCCACGGCAGGCAACGGCACGTGGGAGGACGTGTTCACCAACCGTGATTCCCACCACATTGCCCTTTCCAATGACGAGGGCAAGACCTGGTACGGATTCCGGGAAATCATTCTGGACGAGCACCGCAACCATCCCGGCTATGCCACCCTGGACGGCCCGGAGGACCGCGGCAAGCACCAGAGTGAAATGGTGCAGCTTGACAAGAACCGCATCCTGATTTCCCTGGGGCAGCACAAAAACCACCGCCGCCTGGTCATCGTGGACCGCCGCTGGGTAGCCGCCAAAACGCGCGCCACGCAGACAGGCAGGGATTTGGACGCCCAGTGGACCATCCATACCTATATTCCGCAGAAAAAAGGCCATTGCAGCTACAACCGGAAGCCCTCCGCGGAACTGGTTCCGGACCCCTCCGGCGGGGAAAAGAAAGTGCTGCAAATCAGGCGCCTGAATGATCCAGAACTGGTTAATGAGAAATCCAATGTGGATTACCAGAACGGGGGCGCCACCTGGAACTTCCCGAACGGGACCACGGGGCTGGTCAAATTCCGCTTCCGGGTAGCGGACGGAGACCAGGCGGACGATTCCGGCCTCCAGGTTTCCCTGACGGACCGCCTGTTCAATGCCTGTGACACCACCACAAAGGATTACGCCCTGTTTACCTTCCCCATCAAACTGAAACCGGCTCCCCATTTGTTGCTTGGCATGAAAAAAGTGCCTTTTGCTCCCGGAGCTTGGCATGAGGTCTCCATCCTCTGGCAGGGCTCCCAGGCTGTGGTTTCCCTGGACGGGAAAAAGGCGGGTACGCTGAAAATGGTGAACCAGTCTCCCAACGGGGCCAGCTACATCCATTTCATCAGCACCGGTTCCAAGCCGGACGCGGGTATCCTTCTGGATACGGTAAACGCCCGGGTGAAATGA
- the pflB gene encoding formate C-acetyltransferase, with translation MISMAKDLKASPALPQEWQGFKPGAWTESIDVRDFIQNNYTPYSGNEDFLSGPSRRTLQLWEELKVLLKQETDNGGVLDADEEVVSSIVSHKPGYIDKELEVVVGLQTDAPLKRALMPFGGLRMAQQALEAYGFKMCEKTADIFNKIRKTHNEGVFDAYTSDIRAARSAGIITGLPDAYGRGRIIGDYRRVALYGTDKLAAERRKDLKRHENIPLTDEVIRLREEMSEQIRALEELARMGASYGCDLTRPAANAREAVQWTYLGYLAAVKEQNGAAMSLGRVSTFFDIYFTRDMEQGLLTEEEAQEIMDQFVMKLRIVRFIRTPDYNNLFSGDPTWVTESIGGMGEDGRTLVTRSSFRMLQTLYNLGPAPEPNLTVLWAGNLPEAFKSFCARVSIETSSVQYENDDLMRTHWGDDYGIACCVSAMRIGKQMQFFGARANLAKCLLYALNGGMDELKGKQVAPPSPRYTEEILKYDEVMALYGKMQDWLAKTYIDALNIIHYMHDKYCYERIEMALHDPEILRTMATGIAGLSVAADSLSAIKYATVKAVRNEEGLIVDFRTEGEFPCYGNNDPRVDEIACGLVTGFMEKLRKLHTYRGSLPTQSILTITSNVVYGKKTGNTPDGRRAGEPFAPGANPMHGRDKNGAVASMLSVAKLSYDDSLDGISYTFSIVPQALGKEEGERRAKLVSLLEAYFAATGHHINVNVLERETLLDAMDHPEKYPQLTIRVSGYAVNFIKLTREQQQEVLNRTFHTR, from the coding sequence ATGATCAGCATGGCAAAAGACTTGAAGGCATCCCCCGCCCTCCCGCAGGAATGGCAGGGATTCAAGCCCGGAGCATGGACGGAGTCCATCGACGTACGGGATTTCATCCAGAACAATTACACGCCTTATTCCGGTAATGAAGATTTTCTTTCCGGCCCATCCCGGCGCACGCTTCAGCTCTGGGAGGAACTGAAAGTCCTGCTGAAACAGGAAACGGACAACGGCGGCGTCCTGGACGCGGACGAGGAAGTGGTTTCCTCCATCGTCTCCCACAAGCCCGGCTACATTGACAAGGAGCTGGAGGTGGTCGTGGGCCTCCAGACGGATGCCCCCCTGAAGCGCGCCCTGATGCCCTTCGGCGGCCTGCGCATGGCCCAGCAGGCCCTGGAAGCCTACGGGTTCAAGATGTGCGAAAAGACCGCGGATATTTTCAACAAGATACGCAAGACGCATAACGAGGGCGTCTTTGACGCTTACACGTCAGACATTCGCGCCGCCCGTTCCGCCGGTATCATCACCGGGCTTCCGGACGCCTACGGCCGCGGGCGCATCATCGGGGACTACCGCCGCGTGGCCCTGTACGGCACGGACAAACTGGCTGCCGAACGCCGCAAGGACCTCAAACGGCATGAGAATATCCCCCTCACGGACGAGGTCATCCGCCTGCGCGAGGAAATGAGCGAACAAATCCGCGCCCTGGAGGAACTCGCCCGGATGGGCGCCTCCTACGGCTGCGATCTTACCCGTCCCGCCGCGAATGCCCGTGAAGCCGTCCAGTGGACTTACCTGGGCTACCTGGCCGCCGTGAAGGAACAGAACGGAGCGGCCATGTCCCTGGGCCGCGTCTCCACCTTCTTTGACATCTACTTCACCCGGGATATGGAGCAGGGCCTCCTTACGGAGGAGGAAGCGCAGGAAATCATGGACCAGTTCGTGATGAAGCTGCGCATCGTCCGCTTCATCCGCACACCGGACTACAACAACCTTTTTTCCGGAGACCCCACCTGGGTGACGGAATCCATCGGCGGCATGGGGGAAGACGGCCGCACCCTGGTCACCCGCAGCTCCTTCCGCATGCTCCAGACGCTGTACAACCTGGGTCCGGCTCCGGAGCCGAACCTGACCGTACTGTGGGCCGGGAACCTGCCGGAAGCCTTTAAGAGCTTCTGCGCCAGGGTCTCCATTGAGACGTCCTCCGTCCAGTATGAGAACGACGACCTGATGCGCACGCACTGGGGTGACGACTACGGCATCGCGTGCTGCGTGTCCGCCATGCGCATCGGCAAGCAGATGCAGTTCTTCGGCGCGCGCGCCAACCTCGCCAAGTGCCTGCTCTATGCCCTGAACGGCGGCATGGATGAACTCAAGGGCAAGCAGGTGGCCCCGCCCTCCCCGCGCTATACGGAGGAAATTCTGAAGTACGATGAAGTGATGGCCCTGTACGGCAAGATGCAGGACTGGCTTGCCAAGACCTACATTGACGCCCTGAACATCATCCACTACATGCACGACAAGTACTGCTATGAACGCATTGAAATGGCGCTGCATGATCCGGAAATCCTGCGCACCATGGCTACGGGCATCGCCGGGCTCTCCGTGGCTGCGGACTCCCTGTCCGCCATCAAGTACGCCACGGTGAAGGCCGTCCGCAATGAAGAAGGCCTCATTGTGGATTTCAGGACGGAAGGAGAATTCCCGTGCTACGGGAATAATGATCCGCGCGTGGACGAGATCGCATGCGGCCTGGTCACCGGGTTCATGGAAAAGCTGCGCAAGCTCCACACTTACCGCGGCTCCCTCCCCACCCAGTCCATCCTGACCATTACCTCCAACGTGGTTTACGGCAAGAAGACGGGCAATACGCCGGACGGACGCCGCGCCGGGGAACCCTTCGCGCCCGGGGCCAACCCGATGCACGGCAGGGATAAAAACGGAGCCGTGGCCTCCATGCTTTCCGTAGCCAAACTGTCCTATGACGACTCCCTGGACGGCATTTCCTACACCTTCTCCATCGTGCCGCAGGCCCTGGGCAAGGAAGAAGGGGAACGCCGCGCCAAACTCGTCTCCCTGCTGGAAGCCTACTTTGCCGCTACCGGGCACCACATCAACGTGAACGTGCTGGAACGGGAAACCCTGCTGGACGCCATGGACCACCCGGAAAAATACCCGCAGCTGACCATCCGCGTTTCCGGCTATGCCGTGAACTTCATCAAGCTCACCCGCGAACAGCAGCAGGAGGTCCTCAACCGAACCTTCCATACCCGTTAA
- the pflA gene encoding pyruvate formate-lyase-activating protein: MPQAFPQNPVPGDESAVTGLVHSVESCGTVDGPGIRFVLFLSGCSLRCRYCHNPDTSCVRRGRNRSAADVLEEIARYRDFLLAAGGGVTLSGGDPLFQPDFSRAVLKGCKGLGLHTCLDTSGHLGRNADEDMLADTDLVLLDIKAWNPEQYQALTGGELRPTLQFAERLAALHKPVWLRYVLVPGLTDNMEDIAELSRYAARLGNVERVDVLPFHQMGRFKWDELNLEYTLKDVPEPSVELTEQVRHVFRREGFPACVH; encoded by the coding sequence ATGCCGCAGGCTTTTCCCCAGAACCCTGTCCCGGGGGATGAATCCGCCGTCACAGGGCTGGTCCATTCCGTGGAATCCTGCGGCACGGTGGACGGCCCCGGCATCCGCTTCGTCCTCTTCCTGTCCGGGTGCAGCCTGCGCTGCCGCTATTGCCACAATCCGGACACCTCCTGCGTGCGCCGGGGCCGGAACAGAAGCGCGGCGGACGTTCTGGAAGAAATAGCCCGTTACCGGGATTTCCTGCTGGCGGCGGGCGGAGGCGTCACCCTATCCGGAGGCGATCCCCTCTTTCAGCCGGACTTTTCCAGAGCCGTGCTGAAGGGATGCAAAGGCCTGGGGCTGCACACCTGCCTGGACACCTCCGGCCATCTGGGACGGAACGCGGATGAAGACATGCTGGCGGACACGGACCTGGTCCTGCTGGACATCAAGGCATGGAACCCGGAACAGTACCAGGCCCTGACAGGCGGGGAACTGCGCCCTACCCTGCAATTCGCGGAACGCCTGGCCGCCCTCCACAAACCCGTCTGGCTCCGGTACGTGCTGGTTCCCGGCCTTACGGACAACATGGAAGACATCGCGGAGCTCTCCCGCTATGCGGCGCGCCTGGGCAACGTGGAGCGCGTGGACGTGCTTCCCTTCCACCAGATGGGACGCTTCAAGTGGGATGAATTGAATCTGGAGTATACCTTGAAGGACGTTCCGGAACCGTCCGTGGAACTGACGGAGCAGGTCCGCCATGTTTTCCGCCGGGAAGGGTTCCCGGCCTGCGTGCATTAA
- a CDS encoding GDSL-type esterase/lipase family protein — MLYTYAVLLGAVLAFPASSAPERALPSSLKPEPHQRDPYDWNARHEAVRKRNQSVKPEYVMIGDSITHHWGGEPSGDSRKAGEASWDQLFGPHAVTNMGFGFDYVDNAYYRVQNGELDGISPRVIIVLLGTNNLGHRKDTPQACADNIKAFVRLVRQKCPSSKILLLGVLPRKEKNLAGPVKETNKLLAKLQNGKNIFFADPGKALLSADGSSPKNEFMKDVVHPNARGYEVLEKELAVLLKKMDAKYRGGKPAGKHP; from the coding sequence CTGTTGTATACGTACGCCGTGCTGCTGGGCGCCGTTCTGGCGTTCCCTGCATCTTCCGCGCCGGAGCGCGCTCTGCCTTCCTCCCTGAAGCCGGAACCCCACCAGCGGGATCCGTATGACTGGAATGCCCGTCATGAGGCCGTCAGGAAGCGGAACCAGTCCGTCAAGCCGGAGTACGTGATGATAGGGGACAGCATCACCCATCATTGGGGAGGGGAACCCTCCGGAGACAGCAGGAAGGCGGGGGAGGCATCCTGGGATCAACTGTTCGGACCACATGCGGTGACTAACATGGGCTTTGGTTTTGATTATGTGGATAATGCCTATTACCGCGTGCAGAACGGGGAACTGGACGGCATCTCCCCACGGGTCATCATCGTGCTGCTGGGAACCAACAATCTGGGCCACCGGAAGGATACGCCGCAGGCATGCGCGGATAACATCAAGGCGTTCGTGCGCCTGGTGCGCCAGAAGTGCCCCTCCTCCAAAATCCTGCTGCTGGGCGTTCTGCCCAGGAAAGAGAAAAACCTGGCCGGTCCGGTGAAGGAAACGAACAAACTGCTGGCAAAGCTCCAGAATGGGAAAAACATCTTCTTTGCCGATCCGGGGAAGGCGCTCCTTTCCGCAGACGGCTCTTCTCCAAAGAATGAATTCATGAAAGATGTGGTGCACCCCAATGCCAGGGGATACGAGGTGCTGGAAAAAGAATTGGCCGTACTGCTGAAAAAAATGGATGCGAAGTACCGCGGCGGAAAACCCGCGGGCAAGCACCCCTGA
- a CDS encoding ankyrin repeat domain-containing protein — protein MTLRKKTLWFFGALSVFAALVAGSTIFWFLRNDPSPAEWKFNPLWTKAEKEQILTAADFTEHRSPERFILRGLSPNSRHIDWHMFSEVSMRQYMQEEIKERLQMIRNTAEGADGRCRTSSHETLLHLAAGLGQVQLLNRLLQRNADPNLQIILPHQAIPSMPGSEQGDTPLTYACHPGMDDSRPLPVHNRLSCLNLLIQYGADVDKPGPMGWPPLVMTCVAGIGGAPYEEAALFLLKCGADISLQPELRGKKTSLLTWAAAAGYPLLVRKLCEAGYDPNFRGEMTPPLLSLNLNTPKTALQIAHTLLEYGADVNAAMPIATAPPDSGGDTALLNLCRQLAFIDVSHLPQIRELVNLFISEGADVNHQNAAGETPLMLCCRDMLLGDDTLDRLKLGIARLLLDHQADPALRDKYGRTALQQIGNRSNDHLHQVLKHLPELSTSPLPQNGSR, from the coding sequence ATGACATTAAGAAAAAAGACTCTCTGGTTTTTTGGAGCTTTGAGCGTTTTTGCCGCCCTTGTCGCGGGATCCACTATTTTCTGGTTCCTCAGGAATGACCCCTCTCCCGCAGAGTGGAAGTTCAACCCCTTGTGGACAAAAGCGGAAAAGGAACAGATTCTTACCGCAGCGGACTTCACGGAGCACCGCAGTCCGGAACGTTTTATCCTCCGCGGGCTTTCTCCCAATTCCCGCCATATTGACTGGCATATGTTTTCCGAGGTTTCCATGCGCCAGTACATGCAGGAGGAGATCAAGGAAAGGCTCCAGATGATCCGGAATACGGCGGAGGGAGCAGACGGCCGCTGCCGCACATCCTCCCATGAAACCCTCCTGCACCTGGCTGCCGGGCTGGGACAGGTACAGCTGCTGAACCGCCTCCTGCAGCGCAATGCGGACCCGAACCTCCAGATCATCCTGCCGCACCAGGCCATTCCATCCATGCCGGGGTCCGAGCAGGGGGACACTCCCCTCACCTACGCGTGCCACCCCGGAATGGATGACTCCCGGCCCCTCCCGGTGCACAACAGGCTTTCCTGCCTCAATCTGCTGATTCAGTACGGCGCGGATGTGGACAAACCGGGCCCGATGGGCTGGCCTCCGCTGGTCATGACCTGCGTGGCCGGCATAGGAGGGGCCCCGTATGAGGAGGCGGCTCTTTTTCTTCTCAAATGCGGGGCGGATATTTCCCTCCAGCCGGAATTGAGGGGTAAAAAAACCAGTCTGCTGACCTGGGCCGCCGCCGCCGGATACCCCCTTCTGGTCCGCAAGCTTTGCGAGGCCGGGTATGATCCCAATTTCCGCGGGGAGATGACCCCTCCCCTTCTTTCCCTGAACCTGAACACGCCGAAAACTGCGCTGCAAATCGCCCATACCCTGCTGGAATACGGGGCGGACGTCAATGCCGCCATGCCCATAGCCACAGCGCCGCCGGATTCCGGGGGAGACACGGCCCTGCTGAACCTGTGCCGCCAACTGGCTTTCATTGACGTATCCCACCTCCCTCAAATCAGGGAACTGGTCAATCTCTTTATCAGTGAAGGGGCGGACGTCAACCATCAAAACGCAGCCGGGGAAACGCCCCTGATGCTGTGCTGCCGGGACATGCTGCTGGGGGATGATACCCTGGACCGGCTGAAACTGGGCATTGCACGGCTTCTGCTGGACCACCAGGCAGACCCTGCCCTGCGGGACAAGTACGGCCGCACGGCGCTCCAGCAGATCGGCAACCGGTCAAACGACCACCTGCACCAGGTCCTGAAACACCTGCCGGAGTTGAGCACTTCCCCGCTCCCTCAGAACGGAAGCCGCTAG
- a CDS encoding NADH-quinone oxidoreductase subunit A, with amino-acid sequence MNQEFFSVLVQVVAALGLAGIILLLSILMGKRSSVRKPADIPYECGMIPMGEGAPMFSVKFYMVAMLFVIFDLEVVFLYPWAVNFRDYVMMNPESFTAMCIFIGILLVAYLYALGKGALNWHHDPR; translated from the coding sequence ATGAATCAGGAATTCTTTTCAGTGCTTGTGCAGGTGGTGGCAGCCCTGGGGCTGGCCGGCATTATCTTGTTGCTCAGTATCTTGATGGGTAAGCGCTCTTCCGTGCGCAAACCCGCGGACATTCCTTATGAATGCGGGATGATTCCCATGGGGGAAGGCGCTCCGATGTTCTCCGTGAAGTTCTACATGGTGGCCATGCTCTTCGTCATCTTTGACCTGGAAGTGGTATTCCTCTATCCCTGGGCCGTCAACTTCCGGGACTATGTGATGATGAATCCGGAATCCTTCACGGCCATGTGCATCTTCATCGGCATTCTGCTGGTGGCCTACCTGTACGCGCTGGGCAAGGGAGCCCTGAACTGGCACCACGATCCCCGCTGA